A genomic window from Maledivibacter sp. includes:
- a CDS encoding peptidoglycan recognition protein family protein has protein sequence MNKPCKIIIHHSLTKDGKVVDFNAIKRYHIETNGWRDIGYHYVIENVNDQYKILKGRDEKAIGAHTKGENANSIGICLVGNFDVQLVPSNQLEKLVELIKDIRNRYGNIPVHGHCDFPNPDTGYRKSCPGKKFPWKDLEEKLVEYQNSDTLSQWAEDGYNFVKENNISDGTRPKDIMTREEMWTMLHRYHQRYGK, from the coding sequence TTGAACAAACCATGCAAAATAATCATACACCACAGCCTTACCAAAGACGGTAAGGTTGTAGATTTTAACGCAATCAAAAGATACCATATAGAGACAAATGGCTGGCGTGATATAGGCTACCATTATGTTATTGAAAATGTAAATGACCAGTATAAAATACTCAAAGGGCGTGATGAAAAAGCTATAGGTGCCCACACCAAGGGAGAAAATGCCAATTCCATAGGAATTTGCTTGGTGGGCAATTTTGACGTCCAGCTAGTGCCATCCAATCAGCTAGAAAAACTAGTTGAGCTTATCAAAGACATAAGAAATCGCTATGGCAACATTCCCGTCCATGGTCATTGTGATTTTCCAAACCCCGATACTGGGTACAGAAAATCATGCCCGGGTAAAAAATTCCCATGGAAGGATCTAGAAGAAAAATTGGTTGAGTATCAGAATTCTGATACTCTATCACAATGGGCTGAGGATGGGTATAACTTTGTAAAGGAAAATAATATCTCCGATGGAACAAGACCAAAGGACATTATGACAAGGGAAGAGATGTGGACTATGCTACATAGATATCATCAAAGATATGGGAAGTAG
- a CDS encoding baseplate J/gp47 family protein, with product MIEEKQTIQSRMLHNIVGKYDKTEGSFIYDITKPVAIELEGINRDIELAKEKLSIENLRYQGLEQRVYERTGIKRKPATKASGSVTITGRVGAVINKGDIVSSDTVNFIIKEAKTIDSSKQVKVPVECEDYGPVGNVPTGSIQYFPITIEGITTVTNDADFNGGYEAEDDEALLQRYYERIRTPVTSGNKYHYKNWAKEVTGVGDIKVIPLWNGDNTVKLIIIDSNKQPASQELVKMVQDYIDPNIQGLGEGKAPIGAFCTVISANGVNLDISFKAIKDNGVNDNTRLQSVKNNIIDYLKEIAFKETTISYNRVASIILDSEGIIDFENLKINGQTAAIHLADDEVPVLGVVTIA from the coding sequence ATGATAGAAGAAAAACAAACAATCCAAAGCCGTATGCTTCACAATATAGTGGGTAAATACGACAAAACAGAGGGCTCCTTCATATATGACATAACAAAACCCGTTGCCATAGAACTAGAAGGAATAAATAGAGATATAGAATTAGCTAAGGAAAAGCTAAGTATTGAAAACCTTCGATATCAGGGCCTTGAACAAAGGGTATATGAAAGAACAGGAATCAAAAGAAAACCAGCAACCAAAGCATCTGGCAGTGTAACTATTACTGGTAGGGTAGGGGCAGTGATAAACAAAGGTGATATTGTTTCAAGCGATACCGTTAACTTTATTATAAAAGAAGCCAAAACAATAGACAGTTCAAAACAAGTAAAAGTACCAGTAGAATGTGAAGACTACGGGCCTGTAGGGAATGTACCTACAGGCTCTATTCAATACTTTCCCATCACTATTGAAGGAATAACAACCGTAACTAATGATGCAGACTTTAACGGTGGATATGAAGCAGAAGATGATGAAGCACTTTTGCAGAGATATTATGAACGTATCAGAACCCCTGTAACCTCTGGCAATAAATATCATTATAAAAATTGGGCTAAGGAGGTTACTGGAGTAGGTGACATAAAGGTTATCCCCCTATGGAATGGTGACAATACAGTGAAACTTATAATCATTGACTCCAATAAACAGCCAGCCAGTCAAGAACTGGTGAAAATGGTACAAGACTATATCGACCCAAATATACAGGGCCTAGGGGAAGGAAAAGCACCCATTGGTGCTTTTTGTACTGTCATAAGTGCCAATGGAGTAAACCTAGACATATCCTTTAAGGCTATAAAGGATAATGGGGTAAATGATAATACAAGACTGCAAAGTGTCAAAAACAATATAATCGATTATCTCAAAGAAATAGCCTTCAAGGAAACCACAATAAGCTATAACAGAGTAGCCAGTATCATATTGGATTCAGAGGGAATAATTGACTTTGAAAATCTAAAAATCAATGGGCAGACAGCGGCCATACATTTAGCTGATGATGAAGTACCAGTGCTGGGGGTGGTGACAATTGCGTAA
- a CDS encoding DUF4815 domain-containing protein: protein MPDLTPNINLKKPLLNEAANIEVINDNMDKIDSEIAKIRDSAKREHLADLFTNGIIPNALKELKITQTDTPSKAIKIETGKINIDGIVYTFSESTTLNIEPSDALDVTNEPHTSNTGCKLKLTYFPLANQAGDGLATKSDITVTRVSDGSVVNVISINAQTGEVTTDTPNESLQVDYKSFSKRIDIVYLDTYDGTLKVLKGTPVLPTFNPNIPNLKEETFGLGKINLSPDFNAVVDNMIKSDRVFYNINGIEDNFNEVDTRMAEFAKEIENHIGSRGDSHGLATTSSHGFMSNVDKIRLDSTLTSTSDIYITGTYTGDGRHSQFINVGFRPSAVIVTSENGDMGVYPGNSGGYEGYGGLALNGHPIVCASINVIKISTNGFYAYYLHDSSNSYIHANANGTRFHYIAFK from the coding sequence ATGCCAGATTTGACTCCAAATATAAATTTGAAGAAGCCGCTACTTAATGAAGCGGCTAATATAGAAGTTATTAATGATAACATGGATAAAATTGATAGTGAAATAGCAAAAATAAGAGATTCTGCCAAAAGAGAACATTTAGCCGATCTATTTACAAATGGTATTATACCAAATGCATTAAAGGAATTAAAGATTACTCAAACTGATACACCGAGTAAAGCAATTAAGATAGAAACAGGTAAGATTAATATAGATGGTATAGTGTATACTTTTAGTGAGTCCACTACCCTCAACATAGAACCATCTGATGCCTTGGATGTTACAAATGAACCCCATACATCCAATACAGGTTGTAAGCTTAAGCTAACCTATTTTCCATTAGCAAATCAGGCTGGAGATGGATTAGCAACAAAATCAGATATAACTGTAACTAGAGTTAGCGATGGAAGTGTAGTAAATGTAATAAGTATCAATGCACAAACAGGAGAAGTTACAACAGATACTCCCAATGAATCACTACAGGTTGACTATAAAAGCTTCTCTAAGAGAATTGATATAGTGTATTTAGATACCTATGATGGCACATTAAAGGTGTTAAAAGGAACGCCAGTATTGCCCACATTTAACCCTAATATACCCAATCTAAAAGAAGAAACATTCGGACTTGGGAAAATAAATCTAAGTCCAGATTTTAATGCTGTTGTTGATAATATGATTAAAAGTGATAGAGTTTTCTATAATATTAATGGAATAGAGGATAATTTTAATGAAGTTGATACGCGGATGGCTGAGTTTGCGAAGGAAATTGAAAATCACATAGGGTCAAGAGGTGACTCTCACGGTTTAGCGACAACAAGTTCACATGGCTTTATGAGCAATGTTGATAAGATTAGGTTAGACAGTACACTAACATCTACTTCTGATATATATATAACTGGTACATATACAGGCGATGGTAGGCATTCTCAATTTATAAATGTAGGATTCAGGCCTTCAGCAGTAATAGTTACAAGCGAAAATGGTGATATGGGAGTATATCCTGGTAATTCTGGAGGATATGAGGGCTATGGCGGATTAGCACTCAATGGTCATCCTATTGTTTGTGCTTCCATAAACGTGATTAAAATATCTACTAATGGATTTTATGCGTATTATTTGCATGACAGTAGTAATAGTTATATTCATGCAAATGCAAATGGAACAAGATTTCATTATATAGCTTTTAAATAG
- a CDS encoding YmfQ family protein, which yields MRNKKMINYLPSYERSSRVFQDVIGAEAKEIDNETLVIGDFIKQLSIDTATWGLEIYEKELGIGTDINKSHEERRSVIKSKYRGIGKFDKTLLESIANAYTNGRTKATFNGKINVFFEDIKDNILNLMDFENTLEEIKPAHLDYTLSIRDNDHIKLQYETRLTPVIFPICNQIVAGGEVL from the coding sequence TTGCGTAATAAAAAAATGATAAATTACCTACCCTCCTATGAACGAAGCTCCAGGGTATTCCAAGACGTTATAGGTGCAGAAGCCAAGGAGATAGACAATGAAACCCTAGTTATAGGGGATTTCATAAAACAATTATCAATTGATACTGCCACATGGGGTTTAGAAATATATGAAAAAGAGCTGGGCATAGGGACAGATATAAATAAAAGCCATGAAGAAAGAAGAAGCGTAATCAAGTCTAAATATAGGGGCATAGGGAAGTTCGACAAAACCCTACTGGAAAGCATAGCCAATGCCTATACAAATGGGAGAACCAAGGCTACCTTCAATGGTAAAATCAATGTTTTTTTTGAAGATATTAAAGACAATATCTTAAACCTAATGGACTTTGAAAACACCCTAGAGGAAATCAAGCCAGCCCATTTAGACTATACACTATCTATTAGGGATAATGACCATATCAAGCTTCAATATGAAACTAGGCTAACACCTGTAATTTTCCCTATTTGTAATCAAATCGTAGCCGGAGGTGAAGTACTATGA